The Plasmodium vinckei vinckei genome assembly, chromosome: PVVCY_06 genome contains a region encoding:
- a CDS encoding high mobility group protein B1, putative — protein MDGMKKFKDIKMGGKEVKKRRKNKKDPHAPKRSLSAYMFFAKEKRAEIIARDPSLSKDVATVGKMIGEAWNKLDEREKAPYEKKAQEDKLRYEKEKMEYAKNKMK, from the coding sequence ATGGATGGcatgaaaaaatttaaagatataaaaatgggaGGAAaagaagtaaaaaaaagaagaaaaaataaaaaagaccCACATGCACCTAAGAGGTCTTTATCAgcttatatgttttttgcAAAAGAAAAGAGAGCAGAAATTATTGCTCGCGATCCAAGCTTAAGCAAAGATGTTGCAACAGTTGGTAAAATGATTGGAGAAGCATGGAATAAATTAGACGAGAGAGAAAAAGCCccatatgaaaaaaaagcacAAGAAGACAAACTAAgatatgaaaaagaaaaaatggaatatgctaaaaacaaaatgaaataa
- a CDS encoding origin recognition complex subunit 1, putative produces the protein MGPNNNMQNFYINENEILSPTKRGIKLDVSKLNIFNFSNLTKKQEEVTEKFSQSYQKNNNSSSSFSIHSVSNKKIKKQISSDTNTDSDSVLTFESNNLKETNSDTTDEDEMVMSLRNRSINNKNSEKIKKVKIQNGKYNKTDRRALRSDILNDTRKSTRLVKEKVEEKINHNLSKSKLSTKRNYSHLSKDNDKNDSKKKKKKNKNISSDTESYSNSSSQSYTSNKYNNGNNKINTKTIKKKLYTNTEIEKIAKSTYTKLIKENSCEYQNGVIYESLIINSEKYTMGDDVIIFCDTDCIDTNYKQNSNTQMYELKKGRISGFYKSNEHTKIQAEICIYYDHHDQAYIDHINKLSKLRRTRDNSEDIIDIKSKEFYLLGNIQFIMLDSKLIYKKIKIFNEKNTFYNDKKLKSGIDKFLCTYYIKGKEEKIFEIQDEQHWEDLVMGSSNLYYYFSNRNNNNKKKCIITPLDKLKIHDNVSSNPKTRNTTRHAPTSSETKLVSTSKTTTNKMKKEKEGNFDKDFKEFIKQDQEIYYTNLLNSITHPTDRAIRMMQLDVVPKYLPCREKEIKEVHSFLESGIKQSGSNQILYISGMPGTGKTATVYSVIQLLKNKSNKKLLPPFNVYEINGMNVVHPNAAYQVFYKQLFNSKPPNALNSFKIIDRLFNKNKKDNRNVSILIIDEIDYLITKTQKVLFTLFDWPTKVNSKLILIAISNTMDLPERLIPRCRSRLAFGRLVFSPYKGDEIEKIIKERLDNCKDIIDHTAIQLCARKVANVSGDIRKALQICRKAFENKRGQKIVPRDIIEATNQLFDSPLTTAINYLPWAFKIFLTCVIIELKIINEFIIPYKKVGNRYKVMIQTSGKCIGMYNDVELFKIMIDKLVKMGILLVRPYIPLDSIAKNKNKETLLGFNNELDKKNSDNKSYRTQVSPEIDHESGDMGLELNVEPQLVITALMKDPECAKKLNFY, from the exons atggggccaaataataatatgcaaaatttttatatcaatgaaaatgaaatattaagTCCAACGAAAAGGGGTATAAAGCTTGATGTTagcaaattaaatatttttaatttttcaaatttaacaaaaaaacaagAAGAGGTAACAGAAAAATTTTCACAAtcttatcaaaaaaataata ATTCGTCATCATCTTTCTCTATTCACAGTGTctcaaacaaaaaaataaaaaaacaaatttcaAGTGATACTAACACAGACAGTGATAGTGTACTTACTTTTGAATCaaacaatttaaaagaaacaaaTAGTGATACAACTGACGAGGACGAAATGGTTATGTCCCTAAGAAATAGATcaataaacaataaaaatagtgaaaaaattaaaaaagtaaaaatacaaaatgggaaatataacaaaacaGATAGACGAGCATTAAGGAGTGACATATTAAATGACACACGAAAAAGTACAAGATTGGTTAAAGAAAAAgttgaagaaaaaataaatcataatttatcaaaatCAAAACTTTcaacaaaaagaaattattcTCATCTTTCAAaagataatgataaaaatgattctaaaaaaaaaaaaaaaaaaaataaaaacataagtAGTGACACAGAAAGTTATAGCAATTCTTCTTCCCAATCATACACAAGCAATAAGTACAATAATGGAaacaacaaaataaatacaaaaactataaaaaaaaaattatatacaaatacagaaatagaaaaaatagctaAATCAACCTacacaaaattaataaaagaaaattcaTGTGAATATCAAAATGGAGTAATATATGAAAGTCTAATTATCAATagtgaaaaatatacaatggGTGAtgatgttattattttttgtgacACAGATTGTATAGAcacaaattataaacaaaatagtaATACCCAAATGTATGAGCtaaaaaaaggaagaaTATCTGGATTTTACAAAAGCAATGAACATACCAAGATCCAAGCAGAGATATGTATATACTATGATCACCATGATCAAGCATATATAGACCATATTAATAAACTATCAAAATTACGACGAACTAGAGATAATTCCGAAGATATAATTGACATAAAATCAAaagaattttatttgttaggaaatatacaatttataATGTTAGATTCTAagttaatttataaaaaaattaaaatttttaatgaaaaaaatacattttataatgataaaaagttaaaaagTGGAATcgataaatttttatgtacatattatataaaagggaaagaagaaaaaatttttgaaatacAAGATGAACAACATTGGGAAGATCTAGTTATGGGATCTagtaatttatattactaCTTTTcaaatagaaataataataataaaaaaaaatgtataataacACCTTTagacaaattaaaaattcatgATAATGTATCAAGTAATCCTAAAACTAGAAACACAACAAGACATGCTCCAACATCATCTGAAACCAAATTAGTAAGTACATCTAAAACtacaacaaataaaatgaagaaagaaaaagaaggaaattttgataaagactttaaagaatttataaaacaagATCaagaaatttattatacaaatttattaaattcaaTAACCCATCCAACAGATAGAGCAATAAGAATGATGCAATTAGATGTAGTACCTAAATATTTACCATGTagagaaaaagaaataaaagaagTTCATAGCTTTTTGGAATCTGGTATTAAACAATCAGGAAGTAATCAAATACTTTATATTAGTGGAATGCCAGGAACAGGCAAAACTGCTACTGTATATAGTGTTATACaactattaaaaaataaaagtaataaaaaattattacccCCTTTTAATGTATACGAAATAAATGGTATGAATGTAGTTCATCCAAATGCTGCTTATCAAGTTTTCTATaaacaattatttaattcaaaaCCTCCTAATGCTTTAAActcatttaaaataatagatagattatttaataaaaataaaaaagacaaCAGAAATGTatcaatattaattattgaTGAAATTGACTACTTAATAACTAAAACACAAAAGGTgttatttacattatttgaTTGGCCTACCAAAGTAAATagtaaattaatattaatagcTATTTCTAATACTATGGATCTACCTGAAAGATTAATACCTAGATGTAGATCACGTTTAGCATTCGGACGATTAGTTTTTAGTCCTTATAAAGGAGatgaaattgaaaaaattattaaagaaCGTTTAGATAATTGTAAAGATATTATAGACCATACTGCTATACAATTATGTGCAAGAAAAGTAGCAAATGTTTCAGGAGATATTCGAAAAGCATTACAAATATGCAGAAAAgcatttgaaaataaaagaggACAAAAAATTGTACCTAGAGATATTATTGAAGCTACTAACCAATTATTTGATTCACCTCTAACTACTgctattaattatttaccttgggcttttaaaatatttcttacTTGTGTAATtattgaattaaaaattattaacgaatttattataccatataaaaaagttggAAATAGATATAAAGTGATGATACAAACAAGTGGAAAATGTATAGGTATGTATAATGATgttgaattatttaaaattatgattGATAAGTTAGTTAAAATGGGTATATTATTAGTTAGACCCTATATACCTCTAGATTCAattgcaaaaaataaaaataaagaaacacTTTTAGGATTTAATAATGAacttgataaaaaaaattctgaTAATAAATCATACAGAACACAAGTTAGTCCTGAAATCGATCATGAGTCTGGTGACATGGGTTTAGAACTTAATGTTGAACCACAACTTGTTATTACTGCACTAATGAAAGATCCTGAATGcgcaaaaaaattaaacttttattaa
- a CDS encoding signal recognition particle subunit SRP14, putative codes for MVLLNNSRFIEELTKLCNNNEEQNRASIWITIKRVKRSDIKICVPKNEGGDKRNKKSHKDDNKNNKNYLCLIRATDGKKIKLSTHVSDDIISFSQEINNIIKK; via the exons ATGGTGTTACTAAATAATTCTAGATTTATTGAAGAACTAACAAAactatgtaataataatgaggAACAAAATAGGGCTTCCATTTGGATTACCATAAAGCGAG TAAAAAGAAGtgacataaaaatatgtgtacCCAAAAATGAAGGTGGcgataaaagaaataaaaaaagtcaTAAAGATgacaacaaaaataataaaaactatTTATGCTTAATCAGAGCAACAGAtggtaaaaaaattaaattatctaCACATGTTTCTGATGATATAATTAGTTTTTCccaagaaataaataatataattaaaaaataa
- a CDS encoding major facilitator superfamily domain-containing protein, putative, with protein MTKVSAVIFWYFCFFVYVWYINIVCVYPLKFNDVHFIIYYFIQGCGSLLLGLFSDIYGKRKCLNISFLFLIASFSTILLTISSSDFLFINNITNFNNQKYDIHSNQNVFAQDDSPNNLMHFFSPKKGNDFFDKNDNFSENKYKILNSHNNNIQDDNNYMNKSENENLSHITDIYSNNNHDQNVLSEKDKNPNNDNISNIETVNTRGDNTDDVENLTAKHGNQHTNSSNKYIEIKLKLNNNFQKLHEQLIKKVTNDIKKKNNDILNKKYINNIIQLCVKTNLKKYIMDLKNYNIGMAKNVRRKKGVITNNDNDNNNYYYYSRNYADSENSDIYMENNYDHIVNKCVDGIISMYNDGENDNYVTGQNDDLYLSNNENLQNNKPTIKFLETLFEKSDKSESKYSYIYKILFYLITFASGFFAKGISNILCIIITENIKSNYRTKGVCLIYIIENISLILIRSLFVFNTYINLFILYKINILVCIFLNIVIIILLNIYFSDINHNVLKIQKDNINKLQNHENGIENNPLPNDDDNDSNSDINDEKKKKKKKNFFSFFKKKNIDSNNSENANYDTIQVFKIDKNYNDIKRELSNDILKLKAAANIINNEESINLELMNKDMENNILDNASDLSDDISNIPNELTNKRNATDEVINILSDNSDIVSDIPNIDNSANEINETNNSKSSPKKNFKKLSTLAKINNKKIGLKKSKTIGVSYKHILNGKMLKTIDKNELLEKLNKNDEYLQYIEELKNNNLFNIYKMWVKYTFKAHTYVVWALCLLYFMFNFLYISFFVIYNIFIYDIKSQFHFYTYNNSFIVLNCVLLVFYLFLYCNLKNKIIKVLNLFGCIITTFISFSFILFIYSTSHFSISLHDHTYILYTIIFYMFLSIPNVSLFLFYTFFSHTLCKGLLLGMFVFFGHLGFITYAIIRFFIVPKYLAALNLIFSCIICIISFIVIILYIPQASSSINYKRIDEAYFYHFLLYLSNKKIVSPHYINMAVSSEEK; from the coding sequence ATGACAAAAGTTAGCGCTGTAATTTTTTGGtacttttgtttttttgtatatgttTGGTACATAAACATTGTTTGTGTATATCCACTAAAGTTTAATGATgtccattttattatatactacTTTATACAAGGATGTGGAAGTTTACTCCTTGGGCTATTTTCGGatatatatggaaaaagaaaatgtttgaacatttcttttttatttttaattgctTCATTTTCAACAATATTGCTTACAATAAGTTCCTCTGAtttcttatttattaataacatcactaattttaataatcaaaaatatGACATTCATTCAAATCAAAATGTATTTGCCCAAGATGATTCaccaaataatttaatgcatttttttagtccaaaaaaaggaaatgaTTTTTTCGATAAAAATGACAACTTtagtgaaaataaatataaaatactgAACagtcataataataacatacAAGACgacaataattatatgaacaaatcagaaaatgaaaatctTTCTCATATTACTGatatttattcaaataataaccATGatcaaaatgttttaagtgaaaaagataaaaacccaaataatgataatattagtAATATCGAAACAGTGAATACTAGAGGAGACAATACTGATGATGTAGAAAATTTGACTGCAAAACATGGCAACCAGCATACTAATTCgagtaataaatatattgaaataaaattaaaattaaataataattttcaaaaattacATGAAcagttaataaaaaaagtaacaaatgatataaaaaaaaaaaataatgatattttaaataaaaaatatataaataacataATTCAACTATGTGTAAAAACAaatctaaaaaaatatattatggacctgaaaaattataatattggGATGGCTAAAAATGTCAGACGAAAAAAAGGTGTCATTACCAACaatgataatgataataataattattattattattcccGTAACTATGCAGACAGTGAAAAtagtgatatatatatggaaaataattatgaccATATAGTAAATAAGTGTGTGGATGGAATTATATCAATGTATAATGATggagaaaatgataattatgTTACTGGCCAAAATGATGatctatatttatcaaataatgaaaatttacaaaataataaaccaACTATTAAATTCCTTGAAACATTATTTGAAAAGTCTGATAAAAGTGAAAgcaaatattcatatatttataaaatattgttttatttgataaCATTTGCAAGCGGCTTTTTTGCCAAAGGAATaagtaatatattatgtattataattacagaaaatataaaatcgaATTATAGAACAAAAGGTGTGtgcttaatatatattattgaaaatatatcattaattttaatccgatctttatttgtttttaatacatatattaatttatttatattatataaaataaatattttggtttgtatttttttaaatatagtaattattattttactaaatatatattttagtgACATAAATCATAATGTACTAAAAATCCAAAAAGACAATATCAACAAGTTACAAAATCATGAAAATGGCATAGAAAATAATCCGCTACCTAATGATGACGATAATGACTCAAACAGTGATATAAacgatgaaaaaaaaaaaaaaaaaaaaaaaaattttttttcgttttttaaaaaaaaaaatattgattcAAATAATTCCGAAAATGCAAATTATGATACAATCCaagtttttaaaattgacaaaaattataatgatataaaaagagAATTGTCTAACGATAtcttaaaattaaaagccGCTGCAAACATAATCAACAATGAAGAAAGTATAAACCTTGAGCTTATGAATAAAGatatggaaaataatatattagatAATGCAAGTGATCTAAGTGATGATATAAGTAATATACCAAACGAACTAACCAACAAACGAAACGCAACAGATgaagtaataaatatactaaGTGATAATTCAGATATAGTAAGTGATATACCCAATATAGACAATTCAGCAAACGAAATTaatgaaacaaataattcaaaatcttcacccaaaaaaaatttcaaaaaattaagcaCATtagcaaaaataaataataaaaaaataggattaaaaaaatcaaaaactATTGGAGTAAGTTATAAGCATATACTAAATGGTAAAATGCTTAAAacaattgataaaaatgaattattagaaaaattaaataaaaatgatgaatatttacaatatattgaagaattaaaaaataataatttatttaatatatataaaatgtgggtaaaatatacatttaaaGCACATACATATGTTGTTTGGGCTTTATGcttgttatattttatgtttaattttctatatattagtttctttgtaatatataatatatttatatatgatattaaaagccaatttcatttttatacatataataattcctTTATAGTATTAAACTGTGTTCTTTTAGTtttttatctatttttgtattgtaatttaaaaaataaaataatcaaagtattaaatttatttgggTGCATAATTACAACATTcatatcattttcttttatattgtttatttattcaacatcacatttttcaatttcacTTCATGatcatacatatatattatatacaattatattttatatgtttttgtCTATACCTAATGTttcattgtttttattttatacatttttttcacacaCATTATGTAAAGGATTATTACTTGGGatgtttgttttttttggaCACCTTGGTTTTATTACGTATGCTATTATTcgattttttatagttCCAAAATATTTGGCAgcattaaatttaatattttcatgtattatttgtattatttcatttattgtaattattctatatattcCACAAGCTAGTTCATCAATCAATTATAAACGTATCGACGAagcttatttttatcactttttgttatatctttctaacaaaaaaattgtttccCCAcattacataaatatggCTGTATCATCcgaagaaaaataa
- a CDS encoding threonylcarbamoyl-AMP synthase, putative: MIKMATIIEGEELIKNDEVKEMLKEHIKKNNLIGFPTETVYGLGGNSLSEISLKNIFKMKNRPVSDPIISHVYDIAQAFDQLYHINIYEKYIIYILNSNFSPGPLSIIAKAKECLPLILTAHTQFCAVRIPNNKIAREIIKICNIPIAAPSANKFQHISPTNSLHVYEEFKDENILIFDNGQCDIGIESTVIKIIKYKKQKEKNISNYNHNENTNCDEYNSDNEIIIDEEYEKECNTEINNLKCILNCNNDVSDFEVFEKLKEVFEMIKTGNILKESDENMKIMKNKITANILKYKNLYNYEIKIYRRGKYTKDDLKEVLNNTSLLNDIRVSIYKKIEFEKLNILKNKANNECGHSINSNRMDIARNENDNIDLSNNIANNESSMKSEVSPGTLLTHYSPVVSTYLIDIIKNKDEIISNSYNSKLLNIDLNKCVFLDIGNSFFEYEKNFLKYLNISYDNLEVNEQIKYVTKNFFLFLRKAENLAINNQAEYIFISIVNLKSLDELTLSIFDRIFRSASGKLFKVFINQYKQLEFFNN, translated from the coding sequence ATGATAAAGATGGCAACAATAATTGAAGGAGaagaattaataaaaaatgatgaagtTAAGGAAATGTTGAAggaacatataaaaaaaaataatttaattggGTTTCCAACAGAAACAGTATATGGATTAGGAGGGAATTCATTAAGTGAaatttctttaaaaaatatatttaaaatgaaaaatcgACCAGTTAGTGATCCTATAATATCACATGTATATGATATAGCACAAGCATTTGATCaattatatcatataaatatatatgaaaaatatattatatatatattaaatagtaATTTTTCTCCTGGTCCATTATCAATTATAGCAAAAGCAAAGGAATGTTTGCCATTAATTTTAACAGCGCATACCCAATTTTGTGCTGTAAGAAtaccaaataataaaatagcgagggaaattataaaaatatgtaatatacCAATAGCTGCACCATCCGCTAACAAATTTCAACACATTAGTCCAACGAACTCTTTACATGTTTATGAAGAATTtaaagatgaaaatattttaatttttgataatGGGCAATGTGATATAGGAATTGAGTCTactgtaataaaaataataaagtataaaaaacagaaagaaaaaaatataagtaattataatcataatgaaaatacaaattgtgatgaatataatagtgacaatgaaataataatagatgAAGAATATGAAAAGGAATGTAATACcgaaataaacaatttaaaatgtatattaaaTTGTAATAATGATGTTTCAGATTTTGAagtttttgaaaaattaaaagaagtATTTGAAATGATTAAAACAgggaatatattaaaagaatcagatgaaaatatgaaaataatgaaaaataaaataactgcaaatattttgaaatataaaaatttatataattatgagataaaaatatatcgaCGTGGGAAATATACAAAAGATGACTTAAAAGAGGTATTGAATAATACTTCACTTTTAAACGACATAAGagtaagtatatataaaaaaatagaatttGAAAAGCTGAATATTCTGAAAAATAAAGCCAACAATGAATGTGGTCACTCAATTAATAGTAACAGAATGGATATTGCTAGAAATGAAAACGATAATATCGATTTATCTAATAATATAGCCAACAATGAGTCATCAATGAAAAGTGAAGTTAGCCCTGGAACACTCCTTACACATTACAGTCCAGTTGTTTCAACATATTTAATAgacataattaaaaataaagatgaaataataagtaatagttataatagtaaattattaaatatagattTGAATAAATGTGTATTTTTAGATATAggtaattcattttttgagtatgaaaaaaattttttaaaatatttaaatatatcttaTGATAATTTGGAAGTAAATgagcaaataaaatatgtaacaaaaaacttttttttatttttacgtAAAGCAGAAAATTTGGCTATAAATAATCAAGccgaatatatatttatttcaattgttaatttaaaatcatTGGATGAGCTTACTTTGTCCATCTTTGACAGAATTTTTAGATCAGCTTCAGGAAAGCTTTTTAAAGTCTTTATTAATCAATATAAGCAAttagaattttttaataattaa
- a CDS encoding cytochrome c1 heme lyase, putative yields MNAEKNIDIKNSKEKSSIPSVAGSWYYPSQNQFYKTTRKKGYSYTDEELAVALKIHNAVNEETWKKIMKKEAFFFHICKDQKLVRFIGLPTKLSLKAFMLTLIGYNKPFDRHDWYIDRCGNTIKYIIDYYDGKNDNNAPVSIYIDARPELSYNNTVDYFKVLYLKFWNFFKLPT; encoded by the exons ATGAAtgcagaaaaaaatatcgatataaaaaattctaaAGAAAAATCATCAATTCCGTCTGTTGCTGGAAGTTGGTACTATCCTTCACAAAaccaattttataaaacaacTCGAAAAAAAG GTTATTCATATACTGATGAAGAATTGGCTGTTGCtctaaaaatacataatgcTGTCAATGAAGAAACatggaaaaaaatcatGAAAAAGgaagcatttttttttcatatatgtaAAGATCAAAAACTAGTCAGATTTATTGGTCTTCCTACTAAATTATCTTTAAAAGCTTTTATGCTAACATTAATTGGGTATAACAAACCGTTTGATAGGCATGACTGGTATATAGACCGGTGCGGAAACACAAtcaa GTACATTATTGACTACTATGATGGAAAGAATGATAATAACGCCCCTGTCTCGATCTACATTGACGCAAGACCCGAATTGAGTTACAACAACACGGTAGATTATTTTAAAGTTTTATACCTAAAGTTTTGGAATTTCTTTAAGCTCCCAACATGA
- a CDS encoding nucleosome assembly protein, putative, with amino-acid sequence MATNENNQPIPPEEEKEISSLLESIKIDDEKMTDLTEEQKETLKKLKLYQKEYYDYESKFEYELFLLRQKYHDLYGPIYDKRREALVGSGEAKIGTPNLPEFWLRALRNNNTVSHVIEDHDEEILVYLNDIRCDYIKKNKEKKEGFILSFHFVKNPFFSNSVLTKTYHMKCVDCDNEPVLLHTEATVIDWYDNKNILKKNVVKKQHNKNSREVKTVQQTVNRDSFFHFFTSHKVPNSNVIKQLSKHEVAQLEMIIEGDYEVALTIKERIIPYAVDYYLGIIIESESNSIVSDVDSSYSSSENNSNYNSYESNNSAYNDENSNVDTNEYDDNDDEGGKSNEEPLTS; translated from the exons ATGGCAactaatgaaaataacCAA CCAATCCCTCCCGAGGAAGAGAAGGAAATATCTTCCCTATTAGAGAGCATAAAAATAG ATGATGAGAAGATGACTGATTTGACTGAAGAACAAAAAGAAACGTTGAAAAAGTTGAAGTTATACCAAAAGGAATATTATGATTATGAATCGAAGTTTgaatatgaattatttttattaagaCAGAAATACCATGATTTATATGGGCCTATTTATGATAAGAGAAGAGAAGCATTAGTAGGAAGTGGTGAAGCAAAGATAGGAACTCCAAATTTACCTGAATTTTGGTTAAGAGCATTacgtaataataatacggTTAGTCATGTTATAGAGGATCATGATGAAGAAATATTagtttatttaaatgatataagatgtgattatataaaaaagaataaagaaaagaaagaaggttttatattatcatttcattttgtcaaaaatccatttttttcaaattctGTATTAACTAAAACATATCATATGAAGTGTGTAGATTGTGATAATGAGCCCGTTTTATTACATACAGAAGCAACAGTAATTGATTGGTATgacaacaaaaatatattaaaaaaaaatgttgttAAAAAGCAGCATAACAAAAATTCCCGAGAAGTTAAGACTGTGCAACAAACTGTTAATAGAGATagttttttccatttttttacaagtCATAAGGTTCCTAATTCTAATGttataaaacaattaaGTAAACATGAAGTAGCTCAGCTCGAAATGATTATTGAGGGTGATTACGAAGTTGCATTAACAATTAAAGAAAGAATTATACCATATGCTGTAGATTATTATTTAGGTATTATTATAGAAAGTGAAAGTAATAGTATAGTTAGTGATGTTGATAGTAGTTATAGCAGTagtgaaaataatagtaattataatagctatgaaagtaataatagtgcatataatgatgaaaatagtaATGTTGATACAAATGAATATGATGACAATGATGATGAAGGTGGAAAGAGTAATGAAGAACCACTTACCTCTTAA
- a CDS encoding ubiquitin-conjugating enzyme E2, putative translates to MALKRITKELQDLNKDPPTNCSAGPIGDDLFFWQATIMGPGDSPYENGVYFLNIKFPPDYPFKPPKIIFTTKIYHPNINTAGAICLDILKDQWSPALTISKVLLSISSLLTDPNADDPLVPEIAHVYKTDRTKYHQTAKAWTQKYAQ, encoded by the exons ATGGCTTTAAAAAGAATAACAAAG GAATTACAAGACTTAAATAAAGACCCTCCTACAAATTGCTCCGCCGGTCCAATTGGTGATGATCTATTTTTCTGGCAAGCAACAATAATGGGCCCCGGGGACAG CCCATATGAAAACGGGGTTTACTTTCTTAACATTAAGTTTCCACCCGATTATCCTTTCAAACCACCCAAA ATAATTTTTAcgacaaaaatatatcaccctaatataaatacagcAGGAGCTATTTGCCTTGATATACTAAAAGATCAATGGAGCCCTGCGCTAACTATATCTAAAGTCTTACTTTCCATATCTTCCCTTTTAACAGATCCCAATGCTG aTGACCCATTAGTTCCCGAAATAGCACATGTCTACAAAACAGATAGAACGAAATATCATCAAACAGCCAAAGCGTGGACGCAAAAATATGcacaataa
- a CDS encoding eukaryotic translation initiation factor 5A, putative, which translates to MSDHETYDNIDAGASQTYPVQAGAIKKNGHVMLKEHPCKVVDYSTSKTGKHGHAKAHIVGIDIFTGKKYEDICPTSHNMDVPVVKRTELQLIDITEDGFVSLLFDNGDTKDDLSLPKDSEGNFDDVAKQIRNLFDSGKSVLVSVLSACGQEKIIAAKEMAS; encoded by the coding sequence atgtcaGATCATGAAACTTATGATAATATTGATGCAGGAGCATCTCAAACTTATCCTGTACAAGCAGGcgcaattaaaaaaaatggccATGTTATGTTGAAAGAACATCCATGTAAAGTTGTTGATTATTCAACTTCTAAAACTGGTAAGCATGGTCATGCAAAAGCCCATATTGTAGGTATAGATATTTTTactggaaaaaaatatgaagatATATGCCCAACTTCTCATAATATGGATGTACCAGTTGTAAAAAGAACTGAATTACAATTAATTGATATTACTGAAGATGGATTTGTATCATTACTTTTTGATAATGGTGATACAAAAGATGACTTAAGTTTACCTAAAGATTCAGAAGGTAATTTTGACGATGTTGCTAAACAAATTCgaaatttatttgatagTGGAAAATCAGTATTAGTAAGTGTTCTTTCAGCTTGTGGacaagaaaaaattattgctGCTAAAGAAATGGcatcataa